A genomic window from Brassica oleracea var. oleracea cultivar TO1000 chromosome C8, BOL, whole genome shotgun sequence includes:
- the LOC106311718 gene encoding helicase SEN1 isoform X2 translates to MRNTLLGQCFHTRAEKIHKAIFDLFQPLLQSLEALRDGEHEKQRRHFLYFLLHQVPVSSNFSVLARRIGHKIALLIVLRGYKMNPPCPPFECAHMWGPSLVSSFNDSALHISLRQPAIDLVQTILVSDATALLASLLRNNTGNYMGNEVKYDDDDSNLPFPHAVEDVSDRPWSDFTQQSKVTLGECKEWMCIPMLWITTLTNTNLLNLPVSLSQAVFWSRSRFCLVESEKTDDMTVDMETWLSSSAVEIKGTLGWKVATGSDDGGPGKESKNSVAVSKMCPTLIRTLKRLTTCFLVQMGEEYRKQWTWVPGMSETFILSLSDPDDNIRQFGKSMLEHVSNTRGLSCGLKFLCSQSSHLVHVFSGATHVLQQVHLSSVLQRFQILHHFFFLLFKLLKEEDVVIITVKSSGGGFLRQPDFSAPPVIESRNSSTATPELLKFLYSLAEVAWGAVRKCLAEGKAFIHQSLCQMTCVRLLEITPVVLGKLRLSREAIGGALKDASDLKWLPDLIDWGRSQLKVVVTYWRRALAALLDILQGSKSNTCSSAVQAIRRVLSADDLDIEQLADQISRLVPKANECLKPVDAVGRAPDNVMDLTEDVTEKESLKNLPSLHKSHQLDINKTLPPIRSISRVPSLKKGTSSIDTSKSSAAVVSEKDVSVRSSNIVRDLPTTSAEPSKVGSMSKDAENRQTVGGPLSLVNKANLKNAADEFISRGTSKEAQKSAISNTKGMDLRKVVIEPEVDPLDLALKSLKPQPLPLTKPGPIVPKRQVIQLCAPVNKKAERWQRQAAGFKRFRPPKLEDWFRKILQMDYYAIVGLASTNKDENQNVGKFREVPVRFSSPEQYVQIFQPLVLEEFKAQLQSSFQEISSLEEIYYGDLSVLSIERVDDFHFVRFIKDESDGPNSKSFSENDLILFTKEHPENSNVGGNMIGKVEGREWDEKKRSSILNVRLYLQNASSRLNQARRNLLERSQWHACRILNITSQIREFQALSSIKDIPVLPVILSPLGDSNYDSETKRSDLRSLPHSLQQILKSSFNESQLQAISVSIGSSNLTKEFDISLIQGPPGTGKTRTIVAIISGLLASVSRKTGNSEQDHSSSTTSRQRMNPNVAMARVWQDAALAKQLDDDGESKKKMGEKIGKGRVLICAQSNAAVDELVSRISSLGVYGMDGKMFKPYLVRVGNAKTVHPNSLPFFLDTLVDQRLAEERMRINKAKSNKAEDSSALLRCSLEKVVDQITRFEAKRANLNQESLDAKEKLGSKNLDIDDDGKPMSDAELGIRLRRLYEQKRKIYKDLGAVQAQERKANNEIRALKHKLRKSILKDAQIVVTTLSGCGGDLYNVCAESSSAHKFGSPSEDNLFDAVVIDEAAQALEPATLIPLQLLKSRGTKCIMVGDPKQLPATVLSNIASKYLYECSMFERLQRAGYPILMLTQQYRMHPDICRFPSMHFYDNKLLNGVDMSSKSAPFHKSPYLRPYVFYDIVDGQEHRSGDSSSVCNEQEAEAAVQLLRFFKRRYPSEFVAGRIGIITPYKRQLAVLRSRFSSAFGSQVAADMELNTVDGFQGREVDILVLSTVRATHSASDGNSQSRIGFVADVRRMNVALTRARLSLWVFGNTRTLQRDHNWGALVKDAKEREAIIPVKRPYNMFGEKATEQKQFENLSKNFPEPEKQHQHSRRKEHRAETSSDRKMRKPDGDVVPLLSKGSESKQSRRKAKEEASSQREKLATGSEEVTSEVNPRRNQEKKEKMKGIEKSSDPEDTDVTSSKKEDPNARKKSKKASSKLDSNKREKSTDESEQRDRQANKSNAPSNQGGGEDLVSKRKKEREAVEAILKSSLIPSHKPKPPKRPLSPSSTASSHTRPSKAIKESTKNNSKQR, encoded by the exons ATGCGTAACACATTGTTGGGTCAGTGTTTCCATACAAGAGCCGAGAAAATCCACAAAGCCATTTTTGATCTTTTCCAGCCACTATTACAG TCCCTTGAGGCTTTGCGAGATGGTGAGCATGAAAAGCAACGTAGACACTTTCTCTACTTTCTCCTTCATCAGGTCCCAGTTAGCAGTAACTTCAGTGTTTTAGCGAGAAGAATTGGCCACAAG ATTGCTCTTCTTATTGTACTCAGAGGTTACAAGATGAACCCTCCTTGCCCTCCCTTTGAGTGTGCACACATGTG GGGACCGTCTCTTGTGTCATCGTTTAACGATTCTGCACTGCATATTTCATTGCGTCAACCTGCTATTGATCTTGTCCAAACTATCCTGGTATCTGATGCTACGGCCCTACTAGCTTCGCTGCTACGTAATAATACAGGCAACTATATGGGCAATGAGGTGAAATATGACGACGATGACAGTAATCTTCCCTTTCCCCATGCTGTCGAAGATGTAAGTGATCGTCCCTGGAGTGACTTTACCCAGCAGAGCAAAGTTACTCTTGGGGAGTGCAAAGAGTGGATGTGCATTCCAATGCTCTGGATTACTACTCTTACAAATACAAATCTTCTGAACCTTCCAGTATCGCTATCCCAAGCAGTATTTTGGTCTCGGTCACGTTTTTGTTTGGTGGAATCTGAAAAGACTGATGACATGACAGTTGATATGGAAACCTGGCTTTCATCTTCCGCTGTTGAAATCAAAGGCACGCTTGGATGGAAGGTAGCAACAGGTTCTGATGACGGGGGGCCAGGAAAGGAGTCCAAAAACTCTGTGGCAGTGTCAAAGATGTGCCCTACGTTAATACGAACACTGAAGAG ATTGACCACTTGTTTTCTGGTCCAAATGGGTGAAGAGTATCGAAAACAATGGACCTGGGTACCAGGGATGAGCGAAACTTTCATCCTTTCTCTTTCAGATCCAGATGAT AATATACGGCAGTTTGGAAAGTCTATGCTGGAACACGTTTCAAATACCAGAGGCCTGTCTTGTGGGCTGAAGTTTCTCTGCTCTCAAAGTTCACACCTCGTACATGTTTTTTCTGGAGCTACACATGTTTTACAGCAG GTCCATTTGAGCTCTGTTCTACAAAGATTTCAGATCCTGCATCATTTTTTCTTTCTATTATTCAAGCTGCTGAAGGAAGAGGATGTGGTCATTATTACTGTGAAGAGTTCTGGAGGGGGATTTTTGAGGCAGCCGGACTTCAGTGCTCCTCCTGTGATTGAGAGCAGAAATTCCTCCACTGCTACCCCGGAATTACTGAAGTTTCTCTACTCGCTGGCAGAAGTTGCCTGGGGCGCAGTAAGGAAGTGCTTAGCTGAGGGAAAGGCTTTCATCCATCAAAGTCTTTGCCAG ATGACATGTGTACGTTTGCTTGAGATAACTCCTGTCGTTCTGGGAAAGCTTAGACTAAGCCGTGAAGCTATTGGAGGAGCTTTGAAAGATGCATCTGATCTTAAATGGCTTCCTGATCTCATTGATTGGGGAAGGTCACAACTTAAAGTTGTTGTTACGTATTGGAGACGAGCATTAGCGGCTTTGCTAGATATCTTACAAGGATCAAAGAGTAACACTTGTTCCTCAGCAGTCCAGGCTATCAGACGTGTGTTGTCTGCTG ATGATCTTGACATCGAGCAATTAGCAGACCAAATCTCCCGCCTTGTTCCCAAGGCAAATGAGTGTCTTAAACCTGTTGATGCTGTTGGCAGAGCACCAGATAATGTGATGGATCTAACAGAGGATGTGACTGAGAAGGAATCATTGAAGAATTTACCTAGTTTGCATAAGTCTCATCAACTTGATATCAATAAAACTCTTCCACCTATCAGAAGCATCTCACGGGTCCCATCTCTGAAGAAGGGTACTTCTAGTATTGATACTTCAAAGAGTTCGGCGGCAGTTGTCTCAGAGAAAGATGTTTCAGTAAGATCCAGCAATATTGTTAGGGACCTTCCCACCACAAGCGCTGAACCAAGCAAGGTTGGTAGTATGAGTAAGGATGCAGAAAACAGACAGACTGTGGGAGGTCCTCTTTCACTTGTAAACAAAGCCAACTTAAAGAACGCTGCTGATGAATTCATCTCTCGTGGAACTTCGAAAGAGGCCCAGAAATCTGCGATTTCCAACACCAAAGGCATGGATTTGAGAAAAGTAGTTATTGAGCCGGAGGTTGATCCACTGGATTTGGCACTTAAATCTCTGAAACCACAGCCATTACCCCTAACAAAACCAGGACCTATTGTTCCCAAACGACAAGTTATTCAACTTTGTGCACCTGTAAATAAGAAAGCTGAGCGTTGGCAGAGGCAAGCAGCTGGATTTAAAAGATTCAGGCCACCAAAGCTTGAAGATTGGTTTAGAAAGATTTTGCAAATGGACTACTATGCAATAGTGGGACTGGCGTCAACAAATAAAGATGAGAATCAGAATGTCGGAAAGTTCAGGGAAGTTCCAGTGCGTTTTAGCTCACCTGAGCAATATGTACAGATTTTCCAGCCCTTGGTTCTCGAAGAGTTTAAAGCACAGTTGCAAAGTTCCTTCCAGGAGATATCGTCATTGGAGGAGATTTATTACGGTGATCTGTCTGTTTTGTCGATTGAAAGGGTTGATGACTTCCACTTTGTTCGTTTTATTAAAGACGAAAGTGATGGACCCAACTCGAAAAGTTTCTCTGAGAATGATTTGATTTTGTTCACAAAAGAGCATCCAGAAAACAGTAATGTTGGTGGTAATATGATTGGAAAG GTGGAAGGGCGGGAATGGGATGAGAAAAAACGGTCGAGTATTTTGAATGTGCGCTTGTATCTTCAGAATGCGTCTTCACGATTAAATCAAGCTAGAAGGAATCTTTTGGAACGTAGCCAATGGCATGCATGTCGGATTTTAAACATTACATCCCAAATCCGAGAGTTTCAAGCGTTGTCATCCATTAAGGATATCCCCGTTCTTCCTGTGATCTTGAGCCCTTTGGGTGACTCGAACTATGACTCTGAAACTAAAAGATCAGATCTGCGTTCATTACCACATTCTTTACAACAAATACTCAAATCATCTTTCAATGAGAGTCAACTTCAGGCTATTAGCGTTTCCATTGGCTCATCCAATCTGACAAAAGAGTTTGACATTTCACTTATTCAGGGTCCTCCAG GAACTGGCAAGACTCGCACTATTGTTGCCATTATTAGTGGTTTGCTTGCTTCCGTTTCACGTAAAACTGGAAATTCTGAGCAAGATCATAGTTCTTCTACAACTTCTAGGCAGAGAATGAATCCGAATGTGGCTATGGCAAGGGTATGGCAAGATGCAGCTCTGGCTAAACAGCTAGATGATGATGGGGAGTCAAAGAAAAAGATGGGAGAAAAGATTGGTAAGGGAAGGGTATTGATCTGCGCTCAGTCAAATGCTGCAGTTGATGAATTAGTTTCGCGAATATCTAGTTTAGGCGTTTATGGCATGGATGGGAAGATGTTTAAACCGTATCTTGTGAGGGTTGGTAATGCAAAAACTGTTCATCCAAATTCACTGCCCTTCTTTCTGGATACACTGGTTGATCAGCGCTTAGCAGAGGAGAGAATGCGGATAAACAAAGCTAAGAGTAATAAGGCTGAAGATTCTTCTGCCTTACTGCGCTGTAGTTTAGAAAAGGTCGTTGATCAGATCACCCGTTTTGAAGCTAAGCGTGCAAACTTAAACCAGGAAAGTTTGGACGCCAAAGAAAAGCTAGGGAGTAAAAACCTCGATATAGATGATGATGGCAAGCCAATGTCTGATGCAGAGCTAGGAATAAGATTGCGGAGGCTATATGAGCAAAAGAGGAAAATTTACAAAGATCTTGGTGCTGTTCAGGCTCAAGAGAGAAAAGCTAACAATGAAATTAGAGCATTGAAGCATAAGTTGAGGAAGTCCATTCTTAAAGATGCTCAAATAGTTGTTACGACTTTAAGTGGTTGTGGAGGAGACTTGTACAATGTGTGTGCTGAATCTTCATCAGCCCATAAATTTGGCAGTCCATCTGAAGATAATTTGTTTGATGCTGTAGTGATTGACGAAGCAGCTCAG GCTCTGGAGCCAGCTACCTTGATTCCTCTACAGCTCTTAAAGTCAAGAGGGACTAAATGCATAATG GTTGGAGATCCAAAGCAGCTTCCAGCAACTGTTCTCTCCAACATTGCTAGTAAATACTTGTATGAATGCAGCATGTTTGAACGCTTACAAAGGGCTGGTTATCCTATCCTAATGCTTACCCAACAG TATAGGATGCATCCAGATATTTGTAGATTCCCGTCTATGCATTTCTACGACAATAAGCTACTGAATGGTGTCGACATGTCAAGCAAATCAGCTCCGTTTCACAAGAGCCCTTATCTTCGACCATATGTTTTTTATGATATTGTTGACGGCCAAGAGCATCGAAGTGGGGACTCTAGCTCCGTGTGCAATGAACAAGAAGCTGAAGCTGCTGTTCAACTGCTTAGATTTTTCAAAAGGAG ATACCCCTCTGAATTTGTCGCTGGAAGGATTGGCATCATTACTCCCTACAAACGTCAGCTTGCGGTTTTGCGTTCTCGTTTCTCAAGTGCATTTGGATCTCAAGTAGCAGCAGATATGGAACTGAATACTGTGGATGGCTTTCAAGGGAGAGAGGTCGACATATTGGTGTTATCCACTGTAAGAGCTACTCATTCTGCTTCCGATGGGAACAGTCAAAGTCGGATTGGTTTCGTTGCAGATGTTAGACGTATGAATGTTGCTCTCACAAGAGCCAGACTCTCCCTTTGGGTTTTTGGTAACACGCGAACCTTGCAAAGAGACCATAACTGGGGTGCTCTTGTGAAAGATGCAAAAGAAAGAGAAGCCATCATACCGGTTAAGAGACCATACAACATGTTTGGCGAGAAAGCCACGGAACAAAAACAGTTTGAGAATCTTTCAAAGAATTTTCCTGAGCCTGAGAAACAGCATCAGCATTCTCGCCGTAAAGAACATAGAGCAGAGACATCCTCTGATAGAAAAATGAGGAAACCTGATGGAGATGTTGTGCCTCTCTTATCGAAAGGATCAGAGAGCAAGCAGAGCAGACGAAAAGCCAAAGAAGAAGCTTCTTCTCAAAGGGAAAAACTAGCTACAGGCAGTGAGGAAGTAACATCCGAAGTGAATCCTAGGCGGAACCAAGAGAAGAAAGAAAAAATGAAAGGTATAGAGAAAAGCAGTGATCCAGAGGATACAGATGTAACTAGTTCGAAGAAGGAAGATCCAAATGCGAGGAAAAAATCTAAGAAGGCTTCATCAAAGCTTGACAGTAACAAGAGGGAAAAATCCACAGATGAGTCTGAACAGAGAGACCGACAAGCAAACAAAAGCAATGCTCCTTCTAATCAAGGAGGTGGTGAAGATTTAGTATCTAAGCGGAAAAAAGAGCGTGAAGCTGTTGAGGCCATTCTAAAATCGTCTCTGATTCCTTCACATAAGCCTAAACCTCCAAAGCGACCACTGTCCCCAAGTTCAACTGCAAGCAGTCACACAAGACCGTCTAAAGCTATCAAAG AATCCACCAAGAACAACAGTAAACAAAGATAA